AATTACAGTATCTATTATAAAGTCCTATATCTGTAATCTATCATCTCGATATCTTTTCTAATCCTAACACCATTACAAGAAATATACAGCTTAACTATTCTCTGCAACTGTTTTAGACCAGTGTGGAGCAAGAAGATGTGGCAGGGTCGTACAGGGCAGGAAGAAGGTACTTCCTCCCATTAACGCCGTGGGCATTGTAGCTAGCACCGGTAGATGAATCCACCAACAACTTGCCAGCATAACCCGGATAAGCTCCTTTCCCATAGATTCCGGGGCAAGCAGAAGCAGCTTCAAGAGGTGCCTCTGCAGATCCTTGGTAGTAACCATTACCAAATGGGTTCGTAGCAGTTCCAGCCAAGAGGCTAGCCAGATTGATAATCATGCCGTctaggccaacgttgttgctggGAGCAACCAAAGGAGAGTTCTGAGGTCCATAGATGGGCTGATGGAAGGGCCAAGCACATTGACCAGGGCACTGTGTCTCTGAGTTGCCGACCCAGATGTAAGCGAACTTGTACTTCTTGTTGTGAACATTCTTCATCTGCTGACTCGGAGACGAACCATGTGTCCCACACCTGCTAAGACAGAACCCTTCAACGGCGACATCTGAGGCAGTCAAGACGACGTTAATGGCGT
The sequence above is a segment of the Telopea speciosissima isolate NSW1024214 ecotype Mountain lineage chromosome 7, Tspe_v1, whole genome shotgun sequence genome. Coding sequences within it:
- the LOC122667723 gene encoding protein PHOSPHATE-INDUCED 1-like isoform X2, coding for MLLVSLFHVSSAGRKLTELVQEQPLLQYHKGSLLSGQISVNLLWYGKFNPSQRAIVADFISSFTTTQTTQTQQPSVLTWWKTTDKYYQLSSKKPSSLSLRLGKQLLDENCSLGKFLTSKQLVHLAARGEQSNAINVVLTASDVAVEGFCLSRCGTHGSSPSQQMKNVHNKKYKFAYIWVGNSETQCPGQCAWPFHQPIYGPQNSPLVAPSNNVGLDGMIINLASLLAGTATNPFGNGYYQGSAEAPLEAASACPGIYGKGAYPGYAGKLLVDSSTGASYNAHGVNGRKYLLPALYDPATSSCSTLV
- the LOC122667723 gene encoding protein PHOSPHATE-INDUCED 1-like isoform X1, giving the protein MAFSSSVSLLLLQLMLLVSLFHVSSAGRKLTELVQEQPLLQYHKGSLLSGQISVNLLWYGKFNPSQRAIVADFISSFTTTQTTQTQQPSVLTWWKTTDKYYQLSSKKPSSLSLRLGKQLLDENCSLGKFLTSKQLVHLAARGEQSNAINVVLTASDVAVEGFCLSRCGTHGSSPSQQMKNVHNKKYKFAYIWVGNSETQCPGQCAWPFHQPIYGPQNSPLVAPSNNVGLDGMIINLASLLAGTATNPFGNGYYQGSAEAPLEAASACPGIYGKGAYPGYAGKLLVDSSTGASYNAHGVNGRKYLLPALYDPATSSCSTLV